One Polaribacter sp. SA4-12 genomic window carries:
- a CDS encoding thioredoxin domain-containing protein, with amino-acid sequence MLKYNTILVLFIIAVFIGCSNKSESTKHQFTNDLIKETSPYLLQHAHNPVNWKAWNEESLSEAKKENKLIVISVGYAACHWCHVMEQESFEDSIVAHTMNHKFINIKVDREERPDVDKVYMKAVQLMTGSGGWPLNVIALPDGRPVFGGTYFPKEQWLKILEQISERFKNKPEDLYAFADKLEEGIKGLDLISLNTDEAVFTKPFIKEEVEKWSASFDNDFGGADQTMKFMMPNTSQFLMRYAYQNEDKKLMKYVENTLNKMAFGGVYDQLNGGFSRYSTDKKWHIPHFEKMLYDNAQLVSLYSNAYQITKNETYKEVVFETLEFVKNELTSPEGMFYSSLDADSYNEENILEEGAYYSWEKATLETVLKKDFELFSKYYNINDFGLWEEGKFVLIKSVDDITFSKENNITISKLKELKISWKKTLTQKQKERKKPRLDDKSLTSWNALMIKGYLDAYAVFNEKPFLDTALKTAYFMLKNQVSKDGKLYHNYKKGNSTINGYLEDYAATSEAFIKMYKVTSDEVWLQKAEELTKYAIDNFYNKDSKMFYFTSKKDAPLVAKTVEYQDNVISSSNSIMAKNLFALSHYANNKNYLEIATSMLNNIKPKIVNNAAYFSNWLDVMLNFTNPYYEVVIVGKDAKQKITELNKTYLPNILISYSGKNSNLPLLENRFIADETFIYVCINNTCKLPVETISKTLKLINK; translated from the coding sequence ATGCTAAAATATAATACCATCCTTGTTCTATTTATTATAGCAGTTTTTATTGGCTGTTCTAATAAATCTGAAAGTACAAAACATCAATTTACGAATGATTTAATAAAGGAAACAAGTCCGTATTTATTACAACATGCCCACAATCCTGTAAACTGGAAAGCGTGGAATGAGGAATCATTATCAGAAGCAAAAAAGGAAAATAAGTTAATTGTTATTAGTGTAGGTTATGCAGCTTGTCATTGGTGTCATGTTATGGAGCAAGAAAGTTTTGAAGACTCTATTGTTGCTCATACTATGAATCATAAATTTATCAATATTAAAGTTGATCGAGAAGAAAGACCAGATGTAGATAAAGTGTACATGAAGGCTGTACAATTAATGACAGGAAGTGGCGGTTGGCCTTTAAATGTTATTGCTTTGCCCGATGGAAGACCCGTTTTTGGTGGAACATATTTCCCTAAAGAACAATGGTTAAAAATTTTAGAACAAATTTCTGAACGTTTTAAAAATAAGCCAGAAGATCTTTATGCTTTTGCAGATAAATTAGAAGAAGGAATTAAAGGTTTAGATTTAATTAGTTTAAATACTGATGAAGCTGTTTTTACGAAACCTTTCATAAAAGAAGAAGTAGAAAAATGGAGTGCTTCTTTTGATAATGATTTTGGTGGAGCAGATCAAACAATGAAATTTATGATGCCTAATACTTCTCAGTTTTTAATGCGCTATGCATATCAGAATGAGGATAAAAAATTAATGAAGTATGTAGAAAACACCCTAAATAAGATGGCATTTGGAGGTGTTTATGATCAATTAAATGGTGGTTTTTCTAGGTATTCTACAGATAAAAAATGGCATATTCCTCATTTTGAAAAGATGTTGTATGATAATGCTCAGTTGGTAAGTTTGTATTCAAATGCATATCAAATTACTAAAAACGAAACTTATAAAGAAGTCGTTTTTGAAACTTTAGAGTTTGTTAAAAACGAACTCACTTCACCAGAAGGCATGTTTTATTCTTCTTTAGATGCAGATAGTTATAACGAAGAAAATATTTTAGAAGAAGGAGCTTATTACTCTTGGGAAAAAGCAACGTTAGAAACAGTATTGAAAAAAGATTTCGAGCTATTTTCTAAATATTATAATATAAATGATTTTGGTTTGTGGGAAGAAGGCAAGTTTGTACTTATAAAATCTGTTGATGATATTACTTTTTCAAAAGAAAATAATATCACAATTTCTAAATTAAAGGAGCTTAAAATCAGTTGGAAAAAAACATTAACACAAAAACAAAAAGAACGTAAAAAACCAAGGTTAGATGACAAAAGTTTAACTTCTTGGAATGCTTTAATGATAAAAGGGTATTTAGATGCATATGCTGTTTTTAATGAAAAACCCTTTTTAGATACAGCGTTAAAAACGGCTTATTTTATGTTGAAAAATCAAGTATCTAAAGACGGAAAATTATATCATAATTATAAAAAAGGAAATAGTACTATTAATGGCTATCTAGAAGATTATGCAGCTACAAGTGAGGCTTTTATCAAAATGTATAAGGTAACATCAGATGAGGTTTGGTTACAAAAAGCAGAAGAATTAACGAAGTATGCTATTGATAATTTTTATAATAAAGATTCTAAAATGTTTTATTTTACCTCTAAGAAAGATGCTCCATTAGTTGCAAAAACGGTAGAATATCAAGACAATGTAATTTCGTCTAGTAATTCTATTATGGCAAAAAACTTATTTGCACTTTCACATTATGCTAACAATAAAAATTATCTAGAAATAGCAACATCAATGCTAAATAACATAAAACCCAAAATAGTAAATAATGCTGCTTATTTTTCTAATTGGTTAGATGTAATGTTAAATTTCACAAACCCATATTACGAAGTTGTTATTGTGGGTAAAGATGCAAAACAAAAAATAACGGAATTAAACAAAACGTATCTTCCTAATATCTTAATTTCTTATAGTGGTAAGAATTCTAATTTACCTTTATTAGAAAATCGTTTTATAGCCGATGAAACTTTCATATACGTTTGTATAAATAATACGTGTAAACTTCCTGTAGAAACTATTTCTAAAACTTTAAAGTTGATAAATAAATAG
- a CDS encoding c-type cytochrome, with product MINYKNYLFLFCFLVSFVAFGQNNLKKSKQSGRLIYSLECAECHEGDGKGMRGAIPPLANADYLMKDTDKGILAVLKGVSGRVKVNGINYYGTMVGLGKLSNKQVADVMNYIRNSWGNKGEIVKPEDIARLRKK from the coding sequence ATGATTAATTATAAAAACTATTTATTTCTTTTTTGCTTCCTGGTTTCATTTGTTGCTTTTGGACAGAATAATCTTAAGAAAAGCAAACAAAGTGGCAGGTTAATTTATTCTTTAGAATGTGCAGAATGTCATGAGGGAGATGGTAAAGGAATGAGAGGGGCTATACCTCCACTTGCTAATGCAGATTATTTAATGAAAGATACAGATAAGGGTATTTTAGCTGTTTTAAAAGGAGTTTCTGGGCGAGTAAAAGTAAATGGTATTAACTATTATGGTACTATGGTTGGTTTAGGAAAACTATCTAACAAACAAGTTGCAGATGTTATGAATTACATTAGAAACAGCTGGGGAAATAAAGGGGAAATTGTGAAACCAGAAGATATTGCTAGGTTAAGAAAAAAGTAA
- a CDS encoding alginate export family protein — MKKQYIILALLLVSFQFVNAQLTLDGEFRPRTEYRNGFGSLIPDASDSGFGISTRVRLNTSYMTDNYWVYVSLQDIMVWGENRQILPYDQNNSFAVFQAWAEIKLGENTSTKIGRQVLSYDDQRILGGLDWAQQGRNHDAALIKYKKDNLIVDFALAFNQDYSHPTGFVSTGTGYNTTGFFSYKTMQMLYMKKSWDKFNGSLLLLNNGFQEFDTNNAADGVSNLQTLGTHLNYKNGSFGLAANAYLQTGKRQGGVDVKGAYLLGLDATYKATDKITLGLGVEAISGNDGGAGETGAFFPLYGTNHKFNGFMDYFYVGNHANSIGLVDFHVSANFTLNESSSLMVKALNFKGEQALASGEKSLGTEIDLVYKKKFKGYSLVLGYSQMFANDGMYELKGVTEVAAANNQNWAWAMLVIKPKFLSGTK; from the coding sequence ATGAAAAAACAATACATAATTTTAGCACTATTGTTGGTTAGTTTCCAGTTTGTAAACGCACAACTTACTTTAGATGGAGAGTTTAGACCACGTACAGAATATAGAAATGGATTTGGAAGTTTAATTCCAGATGCTTCAGATTCAGGTTTTGGAATCTCAACAAGAGTAAGATTAAATACAAGCTACATGACAGACAATTACTGGGTGTATGTAAGTTTACAAGATATTATGGTTTGGGGAGAAAATAGACAAATTTTACCTTACGATCAGAATAACTCATTTGCAGTTTTTCAAGCTTGGGCAGAAATTAAATTAGGGGAAAATACTTCTACAAAAATTGGACGTCAGGTTTTATCTTACGATGATCAAAGAATTTTAGGAGGATTAGATTGGGCACAACAAGGGCGTAATCATGATGCTGCTTTAATTAAATATAAAAAAGACAATCTTATTGTAGATTTTGCTTTGGCATTTAACCAAGATTATTCTCACCCAACAGGTTTTGTTTCTACTGGAACAGGATATAATACTACAGGTTTTTTCTCATATAAAACCATGCAAATGTTATATATGAAAAAATCTTGGGATAAATTTAATGGTAGTTTATTATTGTTAAATAATGGATTTCAAGAATTTGACACAAATAATGCTGCAGATGGAGTAAGTAATTTACAAACTTTAGGAACACATTTAAACTATAAAAATGGAAGTTTTGGATTGGCTGCTAATGCATATTTACAAACAGGAAAACGTCAAGGAGGAGTAGATGTAAAAGGAGCGTATTTATTAGGATTAGATGCAACTTATAAAGCAACAGATAAGATTACTTTAGGTTTAGGAGTAGAAGCTATTAGTGGTAATGATGGTGGAGCAGGCGAAACAGGAGCTTTTTTCCCTTTATATGGAACAAACCACAAGTTTAATGGATTCATGGACTACTTTTATGTAGGTAATCATGCAAATTCTATTGGTTTAGTAGATTTTCACGTGAGCGCAAACTTTACCTTAAATGAATCTTCTAGCTTAATGGTTAAAGCACTTAATTTTAAAGGAGAGCAAGCTTTAGCGAGTGGAGAAAAATCTTTAGGAACAGAAATAGATTTAGTATACAAAAAGAAATTTAAAGGATATTCTTTAGTACTTGGATATTCTCAAATGTTTGCAAATGATGGTATGTATGAATTAAAAGGAGTTACTGAAGTTGCAGCAGCAAATAATCAAAATTGGGCTTGGGCAATGTTAGTAATTAAGCCTAAGTTTTTAAGCGGAACAAAATAA
- a CDS encoding ABC transporter ATP-binding protein produces MSTIIKQKETKIITENKPFPSKDVMLDLKNLKKVYPTPNGDYVVLEDLNLQIKKEEFVTIIGHSGCGKTTMLSMIAGLNPISGGNISVLGKHIKGPGPDRGVIFQSPSLMPWMTSLQNVLLGVNQVFPQATKAQRNDVAKYYLQKVGLEDAFHKKASELSQGMQQRVGIARAFAIKPKVLLLDEPFGMLDSLTRGELQDILIEIWNKEKITAVMITHDVDEAIFLADRVVMMTSGPKAKIGDVLDINFERPRTRKSVLEHDDYYTYRKHLIDFLEH; encoded by the coding sequence ATGAGCACTATAATCAAACAAAAAGAAACTAAAATTATTACAGAAAACAAACCTTTTCCGTCAAAGGATGTAATGTTAGATTTAAAGAATCTTAAAAAAGTATATCCTACTCCAAATGGTGATTATGTGGTTTTAGAGGATTTGAATCTTCAGATAAAAAAAGAAGAATTTGTTACCATTATTGGGCATTCTGGTTGTGGTAAAACAACAATGCTTTCTATGATTGCAGGATTAAACCCAATTTCTGGAGGAAACATTTCTGTACTTGGTAAACATATAAAAGGACCAGGACCAGATAGAGGTGTAATCTTTCAATCGCCAAGTTTAATGCCTTGGATGACTTCTTTACAGAATGTTTTGTTGGGTGTTAATCAGGTTTTTCCTCAAGCAACAAAAGCACAAAGAAATGATGTTGCAAAGTATTATTTACAAAAAGTTGGTTTAGAAGATGCTTTTCATAAAAAAGCAAGTGAATTATCTCAAGGAATGCAACAAAGAGTTGGTATTGCAAGAGCATTTGCTATAAAACCGAAAGTACTTTTATTAGATGAACCTTTTGGAATGTTAGATTCTTTAACGAGGGGAGAATTGCAAGATATCTTAATTGAAATCTGGAATAAAGAAAAAATTACAGCAGTGATGATTACGCACGATGTTGATGAAGCTATTTTTTTAGCAGACAGAGTAGTAATGATGACAAGTGGTCCTAAAGCAAAAATTGGAGATGTTTTAGATATCAATTTTGAAAGACCAAGGACACGAAAATCAGTTTTAGAACACGACGATTATTATACATATAGAAAACATCTAATCGATTTTCTAGAACATTAG
- a CDS encoding ABC transporter ATP-binding protein produces MAYLELNNIYKSYDQADGETEVLSNINLKIEEGEFVAIVGFTGSGKTTLVNLINGLIQPTSGEVLFKGAPVIDTSHERGVIFQNYSLLPWLTVGQNVFMAVKEAFPKKNKKELNEIVADYVEMVSLTPAINKRPNELSGGMRQRVAVARALAMKPEMIIMDEPLGALDALTRGNLQDEILNIWGKDKRTALLITNDVDEGIYMADRIIPLRPGPNATLGPEFKIDLERPRDKTAMNDNPNFKKTRNAIIEYLMDIGNERKSEAKEEIILPDLVPKDFVNQFKFGN; encoded by the coding sequence ATGGCATATTTAGAACTAAATAATATTTACAAAAGCTACGATCAAGCAGATGGAGAAACAGAGGTTTTGTCTAACATCAACTTGAAAATAGAAGAAGGAGAGTTTGTTGCTATTGTAGGTTTTACAGGAAGTGGAAAAACAACATTAGTAAATTTAATTAACGGATTGATACAGCCAACAAGTGGCGAGGTTTTGTTTAAAGGAGCACCTGTGATTGATACAAGTCATGAGCGTGGAGTAATCTTTCAAAATTATTCATTATTGCCTTGGTTAACTGTTGGTCAGAATGTTTTTATGGCTGTTAAAGAAGCTTTTCCGAAGAAAAATAAAAAGGAGTTAAATGAAATTGTTGCAGATTATGTAGAAATGGTGAGTTTAACGCCAGCAATAAATAAAAGACCTAACGAATTATCTGGAGGAATGCGTCAAAGAGTAGCCGTTGCAAGAGCTTTGGCAATGAAACCCGAAATGATAATTATGGATGAACCTTTAGGAGCTTTAGATGCTCTAACTCGTGGAAATTTACAAGATGAAATCTTAAATATCTGGGGAAAAGACAAAAGAACGGCTTTGTTAATAACCAATGATGTTGATGAAGGAATTTATATGGCAGATAGAATTATTCCTTTAAGACCTGGACCAAATGCAACTTTGGGACCTGAGTTTAAAATTGATTTGGAACGTCCGAGAGATAAAACAGCAATGAATGATAATCCTAACTTTAAGAAAACTAGAAATGCTATTATTGAGTATTTAATGGATATAGGAAATGAGCGTAAATCTGAAGCGAAAGAGGAAATAATACTTCCGGATTTGGTTCCGAAAGATTTTGTTAACCAGTTTAAATTTGGAAACTAA
- a CDS encoding ABC transporter permease, with amino-acid sequence MRASLTLGKVSNFIGLGFLTTLKDLFTGKLEKEEFKNFLRKTIVPLASILLFIGLWHLGAKSLYNIEAEFKIEKALQDQGQVAADALKSCIASGESSCQPNTLPSPAQVWESFNSLLRDHNIISADKAAFIEKTAALNAQRIADGKDAITYTGRPSFVDQIFTSLQTVFAGFLLALLIAVPLGIFIGLSSTLKSAFNWFIQIFKPVSPVVWYLLVFMIVKTLLIDSNEDSSFTISFISVGFCSMWATLVNTAMGVSTVDKDYINVAKVLKLGTFQKIFKVVLPSSLPLIFTGLKITLSVAWMVLIAIELLAQSPGLGLFVWEEFQNGANDSNAKIIVAMFVIGIIGFLLDRLMLTIQNWVSFDKTDAI; translated from the coding sequence ATGAGAGCAAGTTTAACACTAGGGAAGGTTTCTAATTTTATTGGATTAGGTTTTCTTACCACTTTAAAAGATTTATTTACAGGAAAACTAGAAAAAGAAGAATTTAAAAACTTTTTACGCAAGACAATAGTGCCGCTTGCTTCCATTTTATTATTTATTGGTTTATGGCATTTAGGAGCAAAGTCTTTATACAATATAGAGGCAGAATTTAAAATAGAAAAAGCTTTACAAGACCAAGGTCAAGTTGCTGCAGATGCTTTAAAATCGTGTATTGCTTCTGGTGAATCTAGTTGTCAGCCAAATACATTACCATCTCCAGCTCAAGTTTGGGAATCTTTTAATTCTTTATTAAGAGATCATAATATTATTAGTGCAGATAAAGCTGCTTTTATAGAAAAAACAGCTGCTTTAAACGCTCAAAGAATTGCCGATGGTAAAGATGCAATTACCTATACTGGTAGACCTTCTTTTGTGGATCAAATATTTACAAGTTTACAAACTGTATTTGCTGGTTTCTTATTGGCATTATTAATTGCAGTTCCTTTAGGTATTTTTATAGGATTGAGTTCTACTTTAAAAAGTGCATTTAATTGGTTTATTCAAATTTTTAAGCCAGTATCTCCTGTAGTTTGGTATTTATTAGTTTTTATGATTGTAAAAACATTATTGATAGATTCTAATGAAGATAGTTCATTTACCATTTCATTTATTAGTGTTGGTTTTTGTTCTATGTGGGCAACTTTGGTGAACACAGCAATGGGAGTTTCTACAGTTGATAAAGATTATATTAATGTTGCAAAAGTTTTAAAATTAGGAACTTTTCAGAAGATTTTTAAAGTGGTTTTACCATCATCTTTACCATTAATTTTCACAGGATTAAAAATCACATTATCAGTTGCTTGGATGGTTTTAATTGCGATTGAACTTTTGGCACAGAGTCCTGGTTTAGGGTTGTTTGTGTGGGAGGAATTCCAAAATGGAGCAAACGATTCAAATGCAAAAATTATTGTTGCCATGTTTGTAATTGGTATCATTGGTTTCTTGTTAGATAGATTGATGTTAACGATTCAGAATTGGGTGTCTTTTGATAAAACTGATGCAATTTAA
- a CDS encoding CmpA/NrtA family ABC transporter substrate-binding protein has translation MKSLFKKSTYILPVAMLLFACGGKEVKKTTTAVEAKTSKTKTLAIEKPQLTFGFIKLTDMAPLAIAKEKGFFEDEGLFVSVEAQSNWKNILDRVIDGQLDGSHMLAGQPIAAGAGFGRQAKLVTTFSMDLNGNAITVSNDVWSKMKPHVPKDKDGKPVHPIKAEALKPVITEYRNSGKAFKMGMVFPVSTHNYEIRYWLAAAGINPGMYTKENVQGQIDAEVLLSVTPPPQMPATLEAGTIHGYCVGEPWNQQAVFKGIGVPVVTNYDIWKNNPEKVFVMTQKFIDENPNTAIAVTKALIRAGKWLDEPTNRNEAVKILSMSQYVGAPEAVLANSMTGTFEFEKGDKRAMPDFNVFYKYNATYPFYSDGIWFLTQMRRWGQIPDAKTADWYASTIKDIYRPDIWKKAAALLVEEGNIPATDIPTTNGYKPATADFIDGTIYDAKDPLGYINSFSIGNKDK, from the coding sequence ATGAAATCTCTATTTAAAAAATCAACTTACATTTTACCCGTAGCAATGTTACTATTTGCTTGTGGAGGTAAAGAAGTTAAAAAGACAACAACAGCTGTTGAAGCAAAAACATCAAAAACAAAAACGTTAGCTATTGAGAAACCTCAATTAACGTTTGGTTTTATCAAACTAACAGATATGGCTCCTTTGGCAATTGCTAAAGAAAAAGGTTTTTTCGAAGACGAAGGATTATTTGTTTCTGTAGAAGCACAATCTAACTGGAAAAATATTTTAGACCGTGTTATTGATGGTCAATTAGATGGCTCTCACATGTTAGCGGGTCAGCCAATTGCTGCAGGAGCAGGTTTTGGTCGTCAAGCAAAATTAGTGACTACTTTTTCTATGGATTTAAATGGAAATGCAATTACAGTTTCTAACGATGTTTGGTCTAAAATGAAACCGCACGTACCAAAAGATAAAGATGGTAAACCTGTGCATCCAATTAAAGCAGAAGCTTTAAAGCCAGTAATTACAGAATATAGAAATTCTGGTAAAGCATTTAAAATGGGAATGGTTTTTCCTGTATCGACTCATAATTATGAAATTAGATATTGGTTAGCAGCAGCAGGAATCAATCCTGGAATGTACACCAAAGAAAATGTACAAGGGCAAATTGATGCTGAGGTTTTATTATCTGTAACGCCTCCACCACAAATGCCAGCAACGTTAGAAGCAGGTACTATTCATGGATATTGTGTTGGTGAACCTTGGAATCAACAAGCAGTTTTTAAAGGAATTGGAGTGCCAGTAGTAACAAACTACGATATCTGGAAAAATAACCCAGAGAAAGTGTTTGTAATGACTCAGAAATTTATTGACGAAAACCCAAATACAGCAATTGCAGTTACCAAAGCTTTAATTAGAGCAGGTAAATGGTTAGATGAACCAACAAACAGAAATGAAGCGGTGAAAATCTTATCAATGTCACAATATGTTGGTGCGCCAGAAGCAGTATTAGCAAACTCTATGACAGGTACTTTTGAATTTGAAAAAGGAGATAAACGTGCTATGCCAGACTTTAATGTATTCTATAAATACAATGCAACCTATCCTTTTTATTCTGATGGAATTTGGTTTTTAACTCAAATGAGAAGATGGGGACAAATACCTGATGCAAAAACTGCAGATTGGTATGCAAGTACAATTAAAGATATTTACAGACCAGATATCTGGAAAAAAGCAGCAGCTCTTTTAGTTGAAGAAGGAAACATACCTGCAACAGATATTCCTACAACAAATGGTTATAAGCCAGCAACAGCAGATTTTATTGACGGAACAATTTACGATGCAAAAGATCCTTTAGGATACATCAATAGTTTTTCAATAGGAAATAAAGATAAATAA
- a CDS encoding Crp/Fnr family transcriptional regulator — protein MIKKNLGNLSNTAFVENKNTLKSKKGQQFIIEGAPVNGLFFILKGTVKVFRTGINGREQIVRFAKEGEIIGHRGFGTEEYYSIGAIALQDVVLCYFSKDDLQEALLENPKFSYDMMLFYANELNKSESKVKSISQMTVRERVIDTLLYINRKFGDLRGFINLPLSRKEYADYAGTTEEQVIRIFSTLKKEGLIIAKGKKIGITNIQTLKNEISEHNFYLDS, from the coding sequence TTGATTAAAAAAAACTTAGGAAACTTATCGAACACTGCTTTTGTAGAAAATAAGAATACCTTAAAAAGCAAAAAAGGACAACAATTTATTATTGAAGGAGCTCCTGTAAATGGTTTGTTTTTTATTTTAAAAGGAACTGTAAAAGTTTTTAGAACTGGTATTAATGGGCGTGAGCAAATTGTACGTTTTGCTAAAGAAGGAGAAATTATTGGGCACAGAGGTTTTGGTACAGAAGAATATTATTCTATCGGTGCAATTGCTTTGCAAGATGTTGTTTTGTGTTATTTTTCTAAAGATGATTTACAAGAAGCGTTATTAGAAAACCCTAAGTTTTCTTATGATATGATGCTTTTTTATGCAAACGAATTAAATAAAAGTGAATCTAAAGTAAAGTCGATTTCTCAAATGACAGTTCGTGAACGAGTTATTGATACCTTATTATATATCAACAGAAAATTTGGAGATTTACGAGGTTTCATCAACTTGCCTTTAAGTAGAAAAGAATATGCAGATTATGCAGGAACAACTGAAGAGCAAGTCATCAGAATTTTTTCTACACTTAAAAAAGAAGGATTAATTATCGCTAAAGGAAAAAAAATTGGTATCACAAATATTCAGACTTTAAAGAATGAGATTAGTGAGCACAACTTTTATTTAGATTCTTAA